The Coprococcus phoceensis genomic sequence AGAATCTATTTTGGAAAAATATTCCAATTTTGTATCCGCGACAGATGCGGCGAAAGAAAGGGAGATATATTCCCAAAATGGACGGAAAGAGAACGTTGAAAAATTAAGGGCACCGGCATGATTGAATCGGGAAAGATCATCTAAGAGTACTGACATAAATTCTACATCCTGCATCAGCTCGTGCCAATGGTCAAATGTTCTCGCCTCAGGATGTCTGGACTCTATGAGCTGAAGGGTACTATATATAATTGTAAGTGGGTTTCGAAGTTCATGTGAAATTTTACTTATGACTAATTGTTCGTCTTTATTTAGTTGCATAGATTGCACCGCCTTTCATATGAAAGTGTAGCATTGGTATGACGGTTATTCAAACAAATCTCGTCGACAAAATACGACAATAACAGACATTTAAAAGGGATTAATAAAAGAAAGAAGGAAGAAAAAATGAGAGATGAAAATTGTATTTTTTGTAAAATTGCAGCAGGAGAGATTCCATCTGCAACATTGTATGAGGATGATGACTTTAGAGTCATTCTGGACATTGAGCCAGCTTCGAAAGGACATGCGTTGATTCTTCCGAAGGAGCATTATGCAAATTTATACGAATTGGATGATGAGATTGCAGCGAAAGTACTTGTGCTTGCAAAAAAGATTGTGACGAAACTGAGCGATATTTTAGGATGCGAGGGCTATAATATCGTGCAGAACAATGGGGCAGCAGCCGGACAAAGTGTATTTCACTATCATATGCATTTGATTCCTAGATACAAAGACGACACAGTTGACATTAAGTGGAAACTGGGTACTTTGACAGAGGAAGATAAAGAGTACATTTTAAAGAAAATGAACGAGAAGTAATAAAAACGGGAGATATTTATTGTGGAATCAAAATCGACAAAAGATAAAAAATTCGACAGTATCTATCGGGCGTATAAAGATTCAATCTTTAAAGTGGCTATGCATTATGCAAAATGTGAAGATTTGGCAAATGAAATTACACAAAAGACATTTTTTCAACTATATATTTACTTTGAAAATGTAAATTTAGATAATGTTTATCCGTGGTTGGTAACAACCGCTAGAAATTTTACGTTTAATTACAATCGAGATAAAAAGCGTGAGATATTAGGAGAAGTATTTGAGGTACTAAAAGAGACAAAAGACAAATTTTGCAATATAAACAATATGGAAGAATACTATTTGAGAACAGAGCAAAAGAGAAGGGCAGAGGAGTTGGAAGATAGTATTTTTGAATGTTTATATAAAGACCACAGAATATGGTATGATGCAGTTACACAAGTGTATTGTTTTGGAAAATCGCAACAAGAGGCAGCAGAACAATTAGGAATTGCAGTTGAAGTATTGAATAGCAGACTATATAGAGCCAGACAATGGATACGAAAGAATTACGAAAATGAATACAGAGAGGTTGTCAGTTGGTTCTGAGAAAGCAAATGGTGTCGTAACGACACCATTTGCTGATTTGTTCCAATAATTTAGTGGACAGCTTCTTGAATTAAGTTAATAATTGTATTGATAGAATCTTGCTGTGAAGAATGCTTCATAGCGTCTATGTAAGTGTTTCTGTGTTGATACAATTTGTGAATGGAATCTAAAAGTGTGTCTTTGTTTAATTCCTCTTCCTCTAAAACAATACTGAAACCTTGACGTTCAAAAGAACGTGCATTCAAAATCTGATCTCCGCGGCTTGCGTTTGCAGAGAGCGGAATTAAAAGATTTGGCTTATGCAGTGCAAGAAGTTCGCAAATTGCATTAGCACCAGCTCTTGAAATCACAACATCTGTGAGTGCGAACAAGTCTTTCAATTGATTTTGAATGTATTCGAACTGAACATATCCTTTTAAAGATTTCAAAGAATCATCCATCTTTCCTTTTCCGCAAAGGTGAATGACATGAAAATCTTTTAATAATTCAGGAAGAACAGAACGTACAGCATTGTTGACAGCGACAGAACCAAGACTGCCTCCAATAATTAAGATAACAGGTTTGTCATCGGCCAGTCCGCAAAATTCAAGTGCGGAAGATCTGCTCCCTTCTAACAGTTCCTGACGAATCGGTGAACCGGTAAGCACTGCTTTCTCCTTTGGAAGATGTTCTAAAGTTTCCGGAAAGTTGCAGCATACTTTTGTTGCGGACGGAATGGAAATCTTGTTCGCAAGTCCCGGAGTCATATCCGATTCATGAATGATGGTTGGCACGTGACGACGTTTCCCTGCCATGACAACCGGAACGGAGACGAAACCGCCTTTGGAAAAGATAACATCTGGCTTCAGTTCTTTAATCAATTTATTTGCTTCGCGAAATCCTTTTAGAACCCGAAAAGGGTCTGTAAAATTCTGCACACTGAAGTAACGGCGAAGTTTACCAGAGGAAATCCCGTGATAAGGAATCTCAAATTGTTTAATTAAATCTTTTTCAATACCCGTATAAGAACCGATATAATGGATATCATATCCCAGTTCTTTTAGACGGGGCAGTAAAGCAATATTAGGTGTAACATGACCGGCAGTACCACCACCGGTAAGAATAATACGTTTCATAACATTCCTCCGAAGTTTTTTCTATAAAATAATATTAAACAGTATTTTGGCAAAGGTCAAGAGGAATGGAGAAAAGAACGTAAGTAGTGGAGTGAACAGTAAGGAATTTGTTGACAGTTGCATAAGGAGACATTATGGATGAGGAAATGAAACGATTTTTGCAGGAAGAACTGAAAAAAGAGGCGGATCAGATTATGCGAGAGGTGGAGGCTGATCCGGAAGTGGCAGATCTGACAGCGCCTTCTGAGATTGATCAGAAGTTGTATGAACAGATTAAGCAGTATAAAGAAGAACATTACGCCCCGGAAGAGACATTGTCGGGAGAACAACAGGAGTTAATTCGCCTTGGAAAAATTTACAAAAGAAAACAAAAGAGGCGCAAGTATGTGGTGTTGGCCGCAGCAGTTGTGTCAGCGTTTGCGGTGGGGATTACAAGCTTTGGAGGACCGGAGCGGATATTTCATAAATTTAATTGGAACATAGGAAATAGAGAACAGACGAATTTTGACTCTGATGATGAGGATATTGTAGCCGCAAAAGTAAGTGAAGAGGAAGAAGCGTATCAGAAGATAAAAGATGAGTTTGGGTTTGATCCAGTGAGGATGTACTATTTGCCAGAGAATATGAGATTTCAAGAAGCAACTATTTTGAAAGAAATACAAAATATATATTTGACATACAGTGATGGAGAAAAAGCAAGTATTTCTTATCATATAAATACAAATTATAATACAAGTTCAGTTGGAACGGATGTGGAAGATGATGTTGTTAAGGAACAGGACTTAGAGGTTGGTAATGTGTGTGTACATATTAAACAGTATCAGATGCAAAACAGTAGATATAGAAAAATCAGAGCAACTTTTGAATATAATGAAATACAGTATTTTGTTACGGGAAATGGTCTGAAAGAGGAAGAATTTAATGAAATTATAAAAAATTTAAACTTTTTTTGAAAAATAGCGTTAGTTTTTTCCGACTTATGTGTATATATAGTATAGACATAAAAAAGGAGAGAAAAAATGAAGAAGAAAATGTTAATGATTATCAGTGCACTTGTATTTGGGATAACAGGAATGTTTGCAAATGGAATGGAATTGTCAGCACAGGAGACAAGCAATGTAGAAAAGGACTATTCCTATCTATTAACAGGAGACGCTATTATTGGACAGATGGAGCAAAACTCTAAGGGAGCCTACCTATCAAGTGGAACCTCTGTTATTAAAGATGCTGGGACAGGGAAAATAGCAGCGGGGGGAATTACACAAGCTGCACAAAAATGTAATGTGACAGTAAATGTTATTGTAGAAAGACTGACTAGTGGGAGTTGGGCAAGAGTAACATCGTGGACAGCGAAAGAGAGTAATGCATGGTCTGTTGGGACAGATAAAACCCTCAGTGTAGGACGCGGATATTACTATCGTGTGAGATGTCTACATAGTGCACATACAGATGCAAGTAGTTCAATGACAAGTAGTCTTTGGAGATAACCGTCATATAATTTAGCATCTCTCTGGGGGAACTGTCGCAGCCACTGCAAGCGTAATTATGAGGAAACTCATAAACTAACAAAAATTATAGAGAGAGCTTACATCAAGAACAAAACCACATAGCTCATAGAGCTAAAAATCTACGGATTTGCAGTGGCTGCGATAGTTCCCCCGGGTAAAAAAGGAATGGAATCATCCATTCCTTTTCTTTTTGAATTATAAGAAATTCCTTTGGAATCCT encodes the following:
- a CDS encoding DUF6147 family protein yields the protein MKKKMLMIISALVFGITGMFANGMELSAQETSNVEKDYSYLLTGDAIIGQMEQNSKGAYLSSGTSVIKDAGTGKIAAGGITQAAQKCNVTVNVIVERLTSGSWARVTSWTAKESNAWSVGTDKTLSVGRGYYYRVRCLHSAHTDASSSMTSSLWR
- a CDS encoding RNA polymerase sigma factor, whose amino-acid sequence is MESKSTKDKKFDSIYRAYKDSIFKVAMHYAKCEDLANEITQKTFFQLYIYFENVNLDNVYPWLVTTARNFTFNYNRDKKREILGEVFEVLKETKDKFCNINNMEEYYLRTEQKRRAEELEDSIFECLYKDHRIWYDAVTQVYCFGKSQQEAAEQLGIAVEVLNSRLYRARQWIRKNYENEYREVVSWF
- a CDS encoding HIT family protein; translation: MRDENCIFCKIAAGEIPSATLYEDDDFRVILDIEPASKGHALILPKEHYANLYELDDEIAAKVLVLAKKIVTKLSDILGCEGYNIVQNNGAAAGQSVFHYHMHLIPRYKDDTVDIKWKLGTLTEEDKEYILKKMNEK
- a CDS encoding undecaprenyldiphospho-muramoylpentapeptide beta-N-acetylglucosaminyltransferase, yielding MKRIILTGGGTAGHVTPNIALLPRLKELGYDIHYIGSYTGIEKDLIKQFEIPYHGISSGKLRRYFSVQNFTDPFRVLKGFREANKLIKELKPDVIFSKGGFVSVPVVMAGKRRHVPTIIHESDMTPGLANKISIPSATKVCCNFPETLEHLPKEKAVLTGSPIRQELLEGSRSSALEFCGLADDKPVILIIGGSLGSVAVNNAVRSVLPELLKDFHVIHLCGKGKMDDSLKSLKGYVQFEYIQNQLKDLFALTDVVISRAGANAICELLALHKPNLLIPLSANASRGDQILNARSFERQGFSIVLEEEELNKDTLLDSIHKLYQHRNTYIDAMKHSSQQDSINTIINLIQEAVH
- a CDS encoding DUF4367 domain-containing protein gives rise to the protein MDEEMKRFLQEELKKEADQIMREVEADPEVADLTAPSEIDQKLYEQIKQYKEEHYAPEETLSGEQQELIRLGKIYKRKQKRRKYVVLAAAVVSAFAVGITSFGGPERIFHKFNWNIGNREQTNFDSDDEDIVAAKVSEEEEAYQKIKDEFGFDPVRMYYLPENMRFQEATILKEIQNIYLTYSDGEKASISYHINTNYNTSSVGTDVEDDVVKEQDLEVGNVCVHIKQYQMQNSRYRKIRATFEYNEIQYFVTGNGLKEEEFNEIIKNLNFF